From a single Miscanthus floridulus cultivar M001 chromosome 8, ASM1932011v1, whole genome shotgun sequence genomic region:
- the LOC136474740 gene encoding small ribosomal subunit protein eS8-like codes for MGISRDSMHKRRATGGKQKAWRKKRKYELGRQPANTKLSSNKTVRRVRVRGGNVKWRALRLDTGNYSWGSEAVTRKTRILDVVYNASNNELVRTQTLVKSAIVQVDAAPFKQWYLTHYGVDIGRKKKAPAAKKESAEGQEGEAAAEETKKSNHVKRKLEERQKGRELGAHIEEQFGSGRLLACISSRPGQCGRADGYILEGKELEFYMKKLQRKKGKGAAA; via the exons atgg GTATCTCGCGTGACTCGATGCACAAGCGCCGGGCCACCGGTGGAAAGCAGAAGGCCTGGAGGAAGAAGCGAAA GTATGAGCTTGGGCGCCAGCCGGCCAACACCAAGTTGTCAAGCAACAAGACAGTGAGGAGGGTTCGTGTTCGTGGAGGTAATGTGAAGTGGAGGGCTCTTCGCCTGGATACTGGTAACTACTCATGGGGAAGTGAAGCTGTTACCCGCAAGACCCGTATCCTCGATGTGGTCTACAATGCATCAAACAATGAGCTTGTGAGGACTCAAACCCTTGTGAAGAGTGCCATTGTGCAAGTTGATGCTGCCCCATTCAAGCAGTGGTACCTCACTCACTATGGAGTTGACATCGGTAGGAAGAAAAAGGCTCCTGCTGCAAAGAAGGAATCTGCTGAG GGACAAGAGGGTGAGGCAGCAGCTGAGGAAACAAAGAAGAGCAACCATGTCAAGAGGAAGCTTGAGGAGCGTCAGAAGGGACGTGAGCTTGGCGCTCACATTGAAGAGCAATTTGGCAGTGGAAGGTTGCTGGCATGCATTTCTTCCCGCCCTGGACAGTGTGGCCGAGCTGATGG GTACATCCTTGAGGGTAAAGAGCTTGAGTTCTACATGAAGAAGCTTCAGCGCAAGAAGGGCAAGGGCGCTGCGGCTTAG